DNA from Malus sylvestris chromosome 11, drMalSylv7.2, whole genome shotgun sequence:
TATTATCAATGACCATAAACAATTATTACAAATAATGCCAAATAAATGGATCCCTTTTTATATTTTAGGTAACTTATCCGAAAAACAAAATGTATTCGATGGACAAACTCTTGATACAAAAGTAGAACTGAACGGACACAAAACAGGCTAGAAAACAAGGTTCATTAAACCGTGATTCATATACGGCTTATTGTTTGATTGGACAAACTCTATTTTTCATAAGAAGTTTGAAACAAGGTGTAACAGTCTATAATTTAAGTCAGTGGGGAAGAACAAATggcaactccgcctatgtcttacatggccggtcccaagcccggataaaggaggagggggagggcgtcaggtagtcgacagccggcactccatgatcacgtcgaatccttatgaaaatgaatccagaacaaaatcgcgctaaagctagggcgtcacccgtaagtggcgcgctgtgtggcccgagcacagtgataagtgagcaagggtcgctgtatctccatcggcacccggatgcagtgttaaatgagcaaggaggccatagaaacttcttttcgaacgactccactcaaagttgtttgggagcatatgctcctatcaactttacccgggacacacaaaagaagtactttgatcctattagacgggggagggtgaagaagctaggacagaagggtagagttcaagagagcaaaatgcgtttaggaacgtggaatataggaaccttaacgggaaaatctatggaagtagtggaagttatggtgaggagaaggataaatattatgtgcctacaagaaactaagtgggttggtagtaaggcaaaggatctagaaaactcagggtttaaactttggtattcgggcacaaatagaacgagaaacggtgttggcatcatcgtggacaagaccttggtacaagatgttgtagatgtcaagagggtcggagatagaatcatggcaatcaagattgtaataggacaagaacttatcaatgtgattagtgcgtacgcacctcaagtagggttggatacgagttcaaaggagaaattttgggaagatcttggagacttggtgcaaggaattgctcagacggagaagttatttataggaggatatttaaatggacacgtgggcagggagacaggcaactatggaggttttcatggtggccatggttttggggagagaaacgaggatggggaagctatcttggattttgcaatggcatatgatctcttcttagccaacaccttctttaagaagagagaagaacatgtgatcacctacaagagtggatcgtcaaaaacacaaatagattttcttctaatgaggaaaggggatcgtataacttgtaaggattgcaaagttataccagaagagagcgtggctaatcaacatcgcttgttggtgatggatgtacatatcaaaagagtaagacaaaagaacaagacttggaagtgcccaaggactagatggtggaatctaaaagaagaaaaacaagccattttcaaagagaaggtaatcacccaatgtgtgtggaatagagagggggaagctagccaaatgtgggattccatggctagttgtatccgaaaagtagcaaaagaggtattaggagagtccaagggctttgccccacaccaaaaggaatcttggtggtggaatgaggaggtacaaacaaaggtgaaggctaagaaggaatgctgtaaagccttatacaaggagaggaccgatgaaaatggtgaaaggtatagaaaagcgaagcaagaggcgaagaaagctgtcagagaagctaagttagcggcttacgacgatatatataaacgactagataccaaagaatgagagtttgatatctataaactatctagagcaagggaaaagaagacaagggacctaaaccaagtgagatgcatcaaggatgaggatggaaaggttcttgctacagagaacgcggttaaagacagatggagaggttattttcataatcttttcaatgaaggacatgaaatgagtgcttctttaggggagttgagtaactcagaagagtgtagaaactactctttttatcgtcgaatccggaaggaagaagtggttgtagctttgaagaagatgaagcataaaaaagcaataggcccagacgatataccaatcgaagtgtggaaacttttgggagacacaggtataacatggctcactgaccttttcaataggattttgaaaacgaagaagatgccaaatgagtggcgaacgagcactttggtgcctatctataagaataagggcgacgtacaaaattgcatgaactataggggtattaagctaatgagtcatacaatgaagctctgggagagagtcattgagcatagattgaggcaagagacacgggtttcggacaaccaattcgggttcatgccagggcgctcaaccatggaggcaatctatctcttacgaagattgatggaaagatatagagatgggaaaaaggatttacacatggtctttatagatttggaaaaagcgtatgatagggtcccaagagacattctttggaggattttagagaagaaaggagtacgagtagcatatatccaagctataaaggatatgtatgaaggagcaaagactgccgtaagaactcatgaaggacaaaccgaaagctttcccataactgtaggattacatcaaggctcatccttaagtccttacctttttgcgttggtaatggatgagttaacaggacatattcaagatgatattccttggtgtatgcttttcgcagacgatatagtgtcgatagatgaaactcaggaaggggtaaatgcaaagcttaacctttggagagaagtgttggaatctaaaggtcttcgcctaagccgatcaaagacagaatatatggagtgcaagttcagtgcaaatggaggccaaaacgagttaggggtgaggatcggagatcaagaaataccaaagagcgaccgttttcgttacctaggatctatcttgcaaaagaacggagaattagatggagatctcaaccatagaatacaagctggatggatgaagtggaagagtgcatccggcgtgttgtgtgaccgccgtatgccactgaagctcaagggaaaattttataggacggcaataaggccggcgatgctgtatggcacagaatgttgggcggtgaaacatcaacacgtacacaaaatgggtgtagcggagatgaggatgcttcgttggatgtgtgggcacacgagaaaggataagattaggaatgaggatatccggggtaaagtacgagtagccgaaattgaaggaaagatgagagaaaatcggttacggtggtttggacatgtgcaaagaaggcctactgacgctccgattagaagatacgactatgggacagaggttcagggccgaaggggtagaggaagacctaggaaaactttggaagagactctaagaaaagacttagagtacttggatctaacgaaggacatgacacaggatcgagcacaatggcgttctaagattcatatagccgatcccactcagtgacttggattttccaagtctccaaccaagaagttttcctcactcggaaaattaaaggaacactaccccaacctacatgctccactcagaaagcttcaacatacaagcttcaacaaaagaaaattcaaagaacttagcgaagaaagctttggtgtatttaacacaatacgttgaaatgaaggaaagcttatttattgatatccccgataagctacaaatatgtacatatacatgagtcaaaataaacacacaagagggagccatcacaaaggttgcttaggagaagtctgagcagtcggtagagccccagaaagagaaggcaccggagggggatcatttggagcctcagtactggacagaaccttagaaggaggaggcatcagaggttgatcatttggagcttcattacgcggtacagccccagaagacgaaggcaataaatgcctttggaacaaacccacaaatctctgatgatcaagtaaaacctgaccatcagtttccttcatctggtcaagcttcctcttcatgtttgtagcatagtcatatgcgagccggtgcaactgtttattctcatgcttgagccccctaatctcctgtttgagactcatcacttcagccgccaatgattcaacttggcgggttcgagcaaataggcgttgggccatattagacacagaacctgcacactgaacactgagagccagcgaatccttaacagctaactcatcagaccgtttggaaagtagtatgttatctttgggagtgagaaggttcctggccaccaccgcagcggtcatatcattcttcatcacggaatccccaacggtaagaggaccagtaggggagacgaaggatgggcgccatatgttgtctggagaaggcggggctgcctcttcaacaaggttcaagtcaaaacgacggtcagaggggccagacattttcaaaagtgttgaagagagaagaggtcggacaaatcaagatcttagaagtgcaagaatgaagcttctactggtggagattcaagtgtgctttggaacttaatgcttGATttagcccctataaaaatctgcactcgacggagcttcagaaatcgaagaggcgcctgctcagaaatcgaagaggcgtttgctttctcaaaagctgggctgcttagagatcacgagggttgatctcagaaattgaacaggcgtttgctttctcaaaagttgggctgctcaaagaccacgaaagccgatctcagaaatcgaaaaggcacctacttttccaatcttgtcagcacctgtcacacgcacactcagctttgcggaaattatgggcattctgtcgaagacttctggggaagtagaaaacacatgaatcttactgttcaatcacccacttcccacacgcaacaatagctcatgggtaccacagataactttgccaaagttctctgccaaagttgagcacgtgaagcttgcagctcccactacattgctctgaccaagaagggtaaaagaatagcaaagaaacagcactaacaaagtttagacccataaattttgaaggtctagctaccatattattacccacaagggtaaaggaacagtaccactgctggataattggaaagtccctgtgtgtcaacctctgtgcttcgcggcaaggtagactagcaaacatgcccaacctttactcacattcgagaaaacactcccaataagattgcttgctccaaaatcgaagaggcaccgtcctccgaatctcgagagccagactcccaacatgactactttcttaaaaatcgaagagagggtaaaggaacagtactattgctggataattggaaagtccctgtgtgtcaacctctgtgcttcgtggcaaggtggactagcaaacatgcccaacctttactcacattcgagaaaacactcccaacaagattgcttgctccaaatcgaagaggcaccgccctccgaatctcgagagccagactcccaacatgattactttctcaaaaatcgaagagacactgctccccgaatcttcgagagccagacccccagcatgattgctttctcaaaatcgatgaggcatcgttctccgaatcaatcg
Protein-coding regions in this window:
- the LOC126591283 gene encoding uncharacterized protein LOC126591283: MSGPSDRRFDLNLVEEAAPPSPDNIWRPSFVSPTGPLTVGDSVMKNDMTAAVVARNLLTPKDNILLSKRSDELAVKDSLALSVQCAGSVSNMAQRLFARTRQVESLAAEVMSLKQEIRGLKHENKQLHRLAYDYATNMKRKLDQMKETDGQVLLDHQRFVGLFQRHLLPSSSGAVPRNEAPNDQPLMPPPSKVLSSTEAPNDPPPVPSLSGALPTAQTSPKQPL